The DNA sequence CGCCAAGGTAAGTGGTGGGATAAGTAATTTATCCTTCTCCTTTAGAGGAAACAATGCCATCAGGGAAGCTATGCACTCCGTGTTTCTGTATCACGCTATTGCTGCAGGCATGGATATGGCTATTGTAAACCCCAGTATGATTCAAATTTACGATGAAATAGATAAAGAGCTCCTGGAAAAGGTTGAAGATGTTGTACTAAATAAAACACCAGATTCTGCTGAAAAACTCTTAGAGTTTGCAGAACTTTACAAAGCATCAGGCGGGGACCAAGTTGAGAATAAACTTGCCTGGAGAGAGAAGGAATCCGAGGAACGATTAATCCATGCTTTAGTAAAAGGGATAGCAGAATATATTGAAGAAGACGTTGAAGACGTCAGAAGACAATATGACAGAGCAGAAAAGGTTATTGAAGGACCGCTAATGGATGGTATGAAAGTGGTTGGAGAATTATTTGGCGAAGGCAAAATGTTTCTCCCGCAGGTTGTTAAAAGCGCCAGAGTTATGAAAAAGGCTGTAGGCTTTTTATTACCCTACATTGAGGCAGAGAAGAAGAGTAATGAAAGTAGAAGTGCAGGGAAAGTAGTCGTGGCAACGGTTAAGGGTGATGTGCATGATATTGGCAAGAACATCATTTCTGTCATTCTGTCTTGTAATAATTTTGAAGTTATCGATCTTGGCGTAATGGCCTCTTGCGAGGTAATTCTTCAAACTGCAAAAAAGGAAAAGGCAGATATCATCGCCCTGAGCGGACTTATTACTCCCTCGTTAGATGAGATGTCTAATGTGGCGGAGGAAATGGAACGGCAAGGATTTACCATTCCCCTGATGATTGGTGGTGCAACAACCTCTAAGACTCATACAGCCTTAAAGATTGCCCCTAAATATTCAAAGGGTGTAGTGAATAGTATTGATGCTTCAAAAGCCGTAGAAGCCGCTAAAAAGCTGCTTAATAAAGATGAAAGAGAAAGGTATCTAACCCAAATAGGGGAAGAATACCAAACTATAAGAGAAAACTACGGAAAAATTGAAAGAAAGCTTGTGCCCTTAGAAGAAGCTAGGAAAAAGAAATTTAATATCGATTGGAATAAGGAAAGTATCAACATTCCAAATCTAATTGGCACCAAACATTTAAAAAATTTTCCCATCAGCGAGCTTAGAAAATATATCGATTGGTCTTTCTTCTTTGTGGCTTGGGATATGGGAATGGTGTATCCTAAAATTATGGAAGATCCTAAATATGGTGGAGAAGCTAAAAAACTTTTTGCTGATGCCAATGAAATGTTAGATTTGCTAGAGAGGGAAGACATACTTACAGCCAATGCTGTTTTGGGTATTTTTCCTGCTAACTCTCTAGGAGATGACCTTGAAATGTACCATAATGGAAGTGTTACAACCTTCAATATGTTAAGGCAGCAAGAGGTTTCCCAGGATAATGTCTATAGATGCCTTGCAGATTATATAGCCCCTAAGGATAGTGGGATAACTGATTATTTAGGTGGCTTTATTGTAACGGCAGGCGTTGGTGCGAAGGAGTATGCCGAAAAACTTAAAGAACAAGGTAATGACTACGGAGCAATCATGGTAAAACTTCTTGCTGATCGGTTAGCAGAAGCCTTTGCAGGGTTATTACATCTTCAGGTCAGAACGGATTATTGGGGATACTCTCCAGATGAAAATCTCGAGCTTAAATCGCTATTAAAAGGGTCATTTAAGGGAATAAGACCAGCCTTTGGATATCCTTGTCTTAGGGATCATGCTGAAAAAACAAAGCTCTTTCAGCTTTTAGAGGGGGAAAGTAAGACTGGTATCACTTTAACAGGACATTATATGATGGATCCTGTTGCTAGTGTGTGCGGGCTGTACTTCGCCTCTGAAGTGGCAAAATATTTTGATATTCACAGAATTGATAAGGCTCAAGTGGATGATTACGCAAAGCGCAACAATAAAGAGCTTAAAGAGATTGAGAAGATGTTAACTACGATTTTGGCGTATAAATAAGAAAATGGAGGCGGTAATTTACTACCTAATATCCGCAAAGGCTCCTACATTTTTTCCTCCACTGCTAATAGCAGAACGCGAACTTGAAAAGGAACTACGAGTTACATTTTTAGGATTGCCGCAATTACGAAACTTCTCGACCTCTTTAACAACAATTGCTCTTATACGATCTTCGTACTTCTCGGCAAATCTATCCCAGTGTCTCTCTTTATCAAAAAAAATCTGTCTCAAAATGTTATTTTCCATAACTCCTTCATACCAAATTTGCAAGTAAAGGGGTACCCCAAAACTTATACTTTCTGCCCTGAAAATTACAAAAGTTGGGCTAAATGTTCGCTTTAGGAATTAGACAACACTAAACTACACCCAAGGTTACCGTTTCAAAAGGATAAATATTAGAACTTTCCAACTCAAGAAACAAAGTTACCAGGGCTATTTTTCAATGTTCCTATAGTTTTTATTGATGACTTTTATGCCGTTTGTTCTTGAACACTCACTAATAAACCAAAGGACTCTAGTCTTTTGATCGAATTCCTAACCAAGATGTCCTTCTTGCGTTCGTCAAAATAGTTAAATCCTAAATCCACATATTCTTGTTTCGCGTTAACAAGATATGTACTAGGGATAGTATTGTATGTCCTACAGCTATCGCCGCCTTATTCTTTCCTCGTCGAGCGGCGACACGATGGTATTGAGCTGATAAGTAGGTGTTTTTCTGACGAGAAGCCGCTTTTGCTGCTTCAGTTAGGGCACTTCTTAGCTTCTTGTTTCCTTTACGCGTCTTAGTGGACTTTTTTTTCCCTGCGCTTTCATCATGACCTGGAGTCATCCCTGCCCATGAACATAAGTGTCCAGGCGTAGGGAAGCGAGACATATCTGTGCCAACTTCCGCTATTATCTGTTCAGCGGTTCGTCTTCCAACTCCAGGTATGGAATCCAATATCTTTAGTTCTTCCGTAAAAGGAGTCATACGTTTCTCGATTTCTTCGTCCAACTCGCTAATCAGTTCATTGAGGTAATCGATATGCGCTAATTGTTTCTCCATCATATGCAGTTGATGCGCTTCGAGTCGTCCTTCAAGAGCAAGTTTCAAATGTTCTTTTTTGTCCTTCAGCTTCTTGAGAGCAGAATCTGCCAAAATAGAAGTGTCTCTCTCTCCATTGATCATGGCTTCCAGCATATTTCGTCCAGAGACACCTAAGACATTCGAAGCCACAGAGGAAAGTTTAATGTTACCTCCCTCTAATACCTTTTGGAGGCGATTTACTTCCCGAGTTCTTTCTTCGATGATGCTTCGTCGGTAGCGGACGATCTCTTTCAATTCTCTTTGCTCCCGGTCCGGTATATAACTTCCTTGAACTAGACCATGACGTAGTATCCGCGCAATCCATTCGGCACCTTTAACATCTGTTTTACGTCCCGGCACCGCTTTTATATGCTGCGCATTGACACCATTGGATGAAGGTTCTCCGGTTCTAATAGGTTATAAATGGGTTTCCAGTAGTCACCTGTGCTCTCCATCGCGACATGGGAACAGCGGCTGCTTTTGATCCAGTCCACAAGTTCGATCAGATTCCGAGTCATTGTTGCAAATGTTCGAATCTCCTTTCGTGATGATGCAGGCTGTGATACTCTTTTTATGCACATCCAACCCGCAACAACGTTCATGTAAGACTTCCATACCATAGCTTCTCCTTAGACTGGTTTTGTTTAAGGCAGGTGCAACAACCAATAGGGGTTATTCTGCCCTGCGTGCTTCCCGAGGGAGCAACAATCTGCGATGCACCGGGTCGTTGTGGTCCGTCTGATACGCGGGCTCGCGACACCAAGAAAGTTCGACCTACCTTCGCCAGCCATAGTAGTAGTATGGACAAAATTTTTATTCATCAGTGGTGCCGCAAAGCGGCATGGGGGTCTGATACGTCGAGAAAACATGGCCACCTTAAAATACAAAATTATAGATGTGGCAGTCTATTGCATGAAATAGAGGTTGCGTAGATCTGCGGGCCCCTTAATAAAGAAATTATTAGAACGATTCAAAGAATCCTCTTTTTGGTGTTCCTAAAAACAAGTTGAGAGTAAAATCAGCAATTACTTCTGTTGATTTTACTCTCCTATTTTTGCTTGAAAGTGAAAAGAAGCTGTCTTTTCATGAATGTCCTTTGACATCATTATGAGACAGCCCCATTGTTTCTGATCAGTTCCAGCAGCTGCTCTGTTCCGACGATCTCTCGGTCGAAGCCGTTATTATCCAGAAGCTGGCTTCTTTTCTTTTTTATAGCGGCAAGCTCTACATTCAGGGTGTTTAGCCGCTCTATAAATACTGCAGGGTCGATATACCCCTTCGATACCAATCTACTGAGTATATGACCCTGCTCTGTAAGCTCCATGATTCTGTTACTGCAGTCCCCGATTTCCTGCTCCTGCTGCTCGTCCATTCGAAGCTTTTTGAGCACTTCCAGCAGGGGAGTGAGGATTTCGGTATAATTGCTTTTGAGCTTGCCCCACATCATGCCGAAAGCCCATTGAACGTCATCCTCTCGGATTGCCTTTTGGCTACATTTGGTGTTGTCCAAAATGTGCTGGCGGCAGCACCATTGAATTTTCTCATAAGGCTTGCCTATGTAAATTTTCTGCCTTCGGAATATACCGCCGCATTCTCCGCATAAGATTTTGCTGCTGAAGGCGTACCGGCTTTGGTATTTCTCCGAATCGTCCATCCCCATCTGCTTTCTGCGGTATTCAAAGATTTCCCTGATCGCCTCCGCCTGTTCATGTGAGATAATGGGTTCATGGTTGTCCTCAATAAGGTATTGAGGAAGCTGACCCTTGTCTCTCTGTCGCTTAAACGGCAGCACCTCTGTGGTACTTTAGATCGCAACTGCAACAATACAGGCAATTATAGATAATAAATGCCGTGTGAAACATCGCAGATCTATAACATAAACAAAAATTCATTCCTTTGCATATTCTAAAAAATTTATTATCGTTTACATAAAAATCAAGACCTGCTGCAAAAATGGGCAGGTCTTGACGCATGTAATCTCACGGTAACCAGGCTGTCATAATGTTTAGAGCACCTTAGACCCTACGGCATTGCGTCCCTGCCTTTAGGCAGGTTTGCCCTTAACATTATTTGTTTTTTAAATCTTTTAAAATACCGCATAATTGCAGTTGATGCCACCCTTGGTGTATATCGTGGCAAAGTTCATACTGCAGATTCAAACATATTCTAGATTCTGATATAAAAAGTTTACGGTATTGCCGATATCCACAGCATCGGTCATCAAACATTGGACGTCATCATCGTCCAGAAACTCTATTTGATATACTTTTTTAAGAGCAATGAAGCGTTATGGCCACCAAATCCAAAACCATTTGATAAGGCATAATTTACTTCATGTTTGATTGCCTTATTAGGCACATAATCCAAATCGCAATCCTCATCTGGCACAGTTAAATTGATCGTAGGAGGTATCATGCCCTCCTCTACAACTTTCAAAGTTATGATAGCTTCTATTCCTCCAGCTGCACCAAATAAATGACCTGTCATGGACTTTGTAGCATTGACTTTTATACGGTAGGCATCTTCTTTAAACAATGCTTTAATCGCCTTTGTTTCAGATTTATCTCCCTCTGGAGTACCTGTTGCGTGTGCGTTAATATAATCGACCTGTTTAGGTGATATTCCTGCCATATCAATCGCTGATTTCATTGCTCCTTCTGCCCCTTGATAATCGGGGCTTGTAATATGGTAGGCGTCAGTAGTCGCGCCGTATCCAACAATTTCACCAAGTATCTTAGCTCCGCGATTTTGGGCATGCTCCAATTCCTCCAGGAATAAAATTCCCGCACCTTCCGACATTACAAATCCATCCCTCAATTTATCAAAGGGACGGCTTGCCTGTTCTGGGTTCTCATTATTTGTGGACATCGCATGCATATTGGTAAATCCGGAAAATGCAAATGTATTGATTGCTGCTTCAGATCCGCCAGCTATCACCGCATCTGTATAGCCGTGCTTGATACTTAAAAACGCTTCTCCAATAGCCTGATTGGATGTTGCACAAGCCGATACCGGAGAAAAACTTGGCCCCGTAAAGCCTGTTTTAATGGCTATAATACCCGCTGCCATATTGCCGATCATCATAGGAACCATAAAAGGGGAAACATGCCTGTTTCCTCTGGTCATAAATTTTTCGTGATTTTTTATTATTGTCTTAATACCGCCAATACCTGAGCCTACATAGATACCGACTCTGTTTTTGTTAAAATTTATATCCTGTACATTTGCCATTTCAATTGCTTGTTTTGCTGCCGCATAAGCATATTGGATGAATAAATCATATCTATTTATCTCTTTTCCATCAAAGTAATCCTTGGAAGAAAAATCTTCGATATATCCGGCAATACGGGAAGGAATTTCCGAAAAAGACGAATCAGAAATCCTCTTTATTCCGCTCTTTCCGCTTGTGCTTTATGAGGCGCAGAGCATATTCAGTAATTTCGTCTTTTTTTACAGTCACAATTTTAAATTTTACTCAATTTGCCTCAATTAACTCCGTATTATTTGTATTTTCTAGATAACAGAATTGTTTCGAGAAAAGCTTTTGGTATAACCAGCGGCTTTTGCCGCATGACGCTGGGAAACTTCACCAATAGGAAGAGGTTTTGACTGATCTCCTGGGAAGCTCGGGGCGGTCTCCATTGATTTGCAGTTAAATTTCCTCTCGACAAACCGGGCAACTTTGTGACTGGAGCTATGTATAAATTCCACGAAATCTATTCTACCGCCAGCCGCCACAACAAGATCTTCACTTTCACAGCTGGATCCTTCTCTAAATGCCATAACAATCAGAAAACTTACAATCAGGGAATATAGAATCCAGTTTCGGACTAAGTGGGCTATTATAGTCAGCGGCGTTACCAATTCGTACGTCATCAATACCCAAACTGAAAACATAATCTCTTATATTTCCTTTATTTTATTCGCTTTGTTAATATCCATAATATATTACCTCCTCCTGACTTTAGGACTTATAAGACGAAAAACTGCTAGCACTCAGCCCTGAAAACCGTTTAGATAGCGGAGTTCAGGGCTGATTTTTATGTAGAAAATATATTATATTTTGTCCTATTATGTCCTTTTATATTAGTTGCGATTATGGTATAATAGTTTTAGATATTTTTATCCAGAGGAGCCTTCTGTATGTACGTTGCCATAACAGGCTCGGGCAAGGCCCGGGTCATACAGTTTAGAGAAGATACCCGTATTCCGGGAACAACGAAGAAAAAGACGCATGTCGTGAAGACGATTGGTAACTATGAACGAATGCTCGCTGAGGATCCGGACATTATTGCCAAGCTTAAGGCTGAAGCAGCTGAACTGACAAGGGCAAAGAAGGAAACGACGCTCCTCTCGCTTTAAGCGTTACCGTTATGGACATCACATCACCTCAGGATGTTGTTCCTTCCTTCAGGTTCGGTCATGCGCTAATCAAACAGCTTTGGAGCACTATGGGGTTAGACGCCTTTTTTCTTGCTAATTGCGGAAAGCGCAATGCTACAGCTGTTGGACAAGCTCTATTCTACCTTGTCGCCCATCGCTGCGCAGATCCTTGCAGTATCCATGCGAGTGCATTGGAACAGAATTCCTATGCGGGTATCCTTTCTCTTGGGATCGATGTCCTTTACGATGTTCTTGATGTACTCTCCCAGCAGAAAGAGGCCATCATAAGCCACCTTGCTGACTTCTTTGAAAAGAAAACCAGCCGCAGTGGTCCTGAAGCATACTATGACGTCACAACGTACGCTTTTGAGAGCACCCGCTGGGGCGAATTACGAATGTTTGGCTTCTCGAAGGATCACAAAAATAACGAAGTTCAGGTGGTCATGGGGCTGCTTTTGGACAACAACGGCATACCCATAACGTATGAACTTTTTCCAGGCAACACGATGGATCAGTGTACTCTGACCCGATCGGTAGAGAAGCTTAAGAGTCTGTACAGGCTGGAAAAGATCACGGTGGTTGCCGACAGAGGACTCAACAGCGGCAGCAATCTTGAGTACCTCTGCAAGGGTGGGCACGACTTCGTCATCAGCTATACTTTAAAGCGTTCTCCTGACTCCTTTAAGGAACTTGTATGGAACGACGAAGGATGGCAAGATAGTGTGGACCTTGCCACAGGGGAGATAACCTCTCGTTCCAAGATCGTAGAGCAAATACTGGAGGTCAAGGTTCCCATAGATCAGGATGAGGAAAGTGCTGAAAAGAAAAAAAGAGGAAGGCCCAGGAAGTACACTATTGAAAAAATTCCCGTAAAGATACACTTAACCTGGTCGGCCAAACGGGCTAACAAAGACAGATCCGACAGGGAACGCGTACTAGAGAAGCTCAAGAAACGCCTTGACAAACCCTATCAGCTTAAGGCTGCAGTAAAACGGGGTTGCAATCAGTTTTTGCAGATGGAGCTTGACACAGAAGATTGGAAGCTGGATGAAGCAAAAATTGAGCAAGCCGCCCGCTATGATGGGTATTATGCGGTCATTACCAACAACCTGAACTTGAGCACAGATGAGGTTTCCAAGATATACGGAGGACTATGGAAGATCGAAGAGAGTTTTAGAATACTTAAGACTGACCTTAGAGCACGACCGGTTTTCGTATGGAATGACGAACATATTAAGGGGCACTTTGCCATGTGTTTCATCGCGTTATGCATACTCCGTTATGCACAGTACTTACTCGAACAATCAATGGGCAAGAGCGTTTCGGCCGCGCAAATCATGGAAGCAATACAGGACCCCCTTGCATTAGTTCAGGGAGAATACCCAAATAATATCGTTACCCCAACCCAAGTTTCCCAGACTTATCTCGATCTCGCATCGATACTCAAACTGACTCCTCTAAAGACAAACATGACACTGACCAAGTTCCGTTCATGCACAAAATTGGATCTAACAATAAACCTAAAATAATAGGACAATTTAAAATCGCTGAATCTCTTGCGCATCAAGTGATTCAGCGATTTTTCGTCTTTTATCTTCTAAAGTCAGGATCTCTTATATTTCCTTTATTTTATTCGCTTTGTTAATATCCATAATATATTACCTCCTCGTATAATTGATTTAGTTCCACCCCACGAGTCCAAAAAACTAATGGAACGTGGGGTATTTAAATGACCATAGAAAACTGGAAATTCAGTTAGTATGGTTAACATCAACAAGATGCGCGCAGGATAACGCATACTCCATGTAGCCATCGTGCCTGTGGGCAGTGTGGACAAGTCAACCCCAAAGCATACTTCAAATTCAACTTGTCCAAAGCCTGTTGGGAAAGCTCTTTTAAGACAGACCCCAAAGTGCTTTTCCACAGGATGGCACTGCCCACAGGCTCAGGATGAGGAATACTTGATTTTGGGAAGGGGGTGCGGGGGAAACCCTTTTTGTTAGAGACTCTTTTGATGACTAACAAATGGCTTTTCCCCTTTAAAGGAACACACTTTCACTAAAAAGATTCCTCAGATCGTTCTTTAACAAAATAGTATTTAAGTTTGTTGGGATTTCAGGCAAAATGGTACCGTGAGGTTCGTTCTGGCAAGGCCTTCTCCTCCTTGAGGCTTTGACCTCTTTATTAAGTCTGACTGCCAGCCCACAATTTGAACTTTTAACTCGAAGGTTGCACAGCTTAAAGGGAATCCCCTCCGATGGTAGCAGATCGGCTGGATCCAAGGTCTTTTTAAGACAAGTGCTGATTCGGCGAGGTTGTTGACCTGTTGTGGTGCCTGGTCCCAACGTTAATCTTACACATTCTTCGGCTCAGAAAGTGAGGTGATTTTACTTGAGTTTATTTGTCGGTATTGATGTGAGTTCCAGTGATTTTAAAGTGCGAATCTTAGATGAGCGGGGTAATGAACCGGTAAAAAAACTGCGGGCTTTGAATGATCAGCCTGGTTGTGAGCAAGTTACCCGATATCTCTCTGAAGCCTGCGCTAAAGAGAATGAGGACCGGCTGGTTATTGGTTTAGAGGCCACTTCCGTGTACAGTTGGCCGTTACAAATGTTCTTGGCGGAAGACCCTTGTTTAGCACCTTTACAGCCCCAAATCTATTCCTTTAACCCCAAGGTCGTTGCTAATTTCAAGAAAGCTTATGTGGACCTTCCGAAGAACGACTGGATTGATGCCTGGGTCATTGCCGAACGTTTACGCTTCGGCCGGCTCCCAGAAGGCTCTCAGGTTGATTTCCGCTACTTACCATTACAGCGCCTCACTCGCTTTCGTTGTCATATGATTGAGATGATCTCCAGAGAGAAGAACTATTTTCTCACGAACTTGTTCTTGAAGTTTAGCACGCTTGCCCAAGGTACGGTTTTTAGCAACACTTTCGGCGCTACTTCTGAATCCTTGACACTTGAGTTTTTTTCTCCAGAAGAGGTTGCGGCTCGACCGCTTGATGAACTGATTGATTTCCTCATGGAGAAAGGAAAAAGTCATTTCGAGGATCCAGAAGCCAAAGCCAGAGAGTTGAAGGAAGCCGCCCGCAAGGCCCATCGACTACGTGGAAGCCTATTGCAACCCATTAACCTTATCCTGGCCACGAGCATCGAAACCATCCACACTTTAGAGAAGCAGGTAAAGAAAATCGATAAGGCGATCGAAGCAGAAATCAGGCATTTCTCTAATACGCTCATTACCGTTCCCGGTATTGGCCCAGTGCTTTCAGCTGGTATTATTGCTGAGATTGGAGACATCCGTCGTTTTCCAAATGAAGGAGCCTTAGCAAAGTTTATTGGGTTAACCTGGCGTTCTCACCAGTCAGGTGATTTTACAGCCGATGACACACCCTTAACCCGAACCGGCAACACCTACTTGCGCAGTTATATCATCCAGGCTGCTAATTAGTACGCCAAAAGGAACCGGAGTACAAAGCCTTCTACCAACGTAAATTCTCGGAAAGTAAGACTCACCATCATCGCCGTGCTCTAGTGCTTACTGCACGTAAACTCGTCCGTATGGTTGATGCTCTGCTACGCAGCAACCAAATCTATATGCCACATGGCAATAGGGGGAATGCAAACTAAGCATGAACTACGATAATTGAAATCCCATTTTTGTAACTTTTTCCCATATCTTTTTGGGAATGAGATGGTTTCTTATTGTCTTTTTTACCCACTGATTATTAACTTACTGAAAAATTGACTCGCTTAGGGTCTTGACATATTACCGAAGGACTTACAAGATATGATATTACTTAGCACTGAATACTCTATCAGTGCTAAGGTATAAGTGTAGCCATCTGGTGGTCTTTG is a window from the Dehalobacter sp. DCA genome containing:
- a CDS encoding IS1634 family transposase translates to MDITSPQDVVPSFRFGHALIKQLWSTMGLDAFFLANCGKRNATAVGQALFYLVAHRCADPCSIHASALEQNSYAGILSLGIDVLYDVLDVLSQQKEAIISHLADFFEKKTSRSGPEAYYDVTTYAFESTRWGELRMFGFSKDHKNNEVQVVMGLLLDNNGIPITYELFPGNTMDQCTLTRSVEKLKSLYRLEKITVVADRGLNSGSNLEYLCKGGHDFVISYTLKRSPDSFKELVWNDEGWQDSVDLATGEITSRSKIVEQILEVKVPIDQDEESAEKKKRGRPRKYTIEKIPVKIHLTWSAKRANKDRSDRERVLEKLKKRLDKPYQLKAAVKRGCNQFLQMELDTEDWKLDEAKIEQAARYDGYYAVITNNLNLSTDEVSKIYGGLWKIEESFRILKTDLRARPVFVWNDEHIKGHFAMCFIALCILRYAQYLLEQSMGKSVSAAQIMEAIQDPLALVQGEYPNNIVTPTQVSQTYLDLASILKLTPLKTNMTLTKFRSCTKLDLTINLK
- the metH gene encoding methionine synthase; its protein translation is MRYNIEDYLKESILVLDGAMGTCIQGYNLNEQEYAGSCNCHRGQKGNNDLLNITHPEIIKAIHKNFLVAGADIIETNTFNATRISQKDYGMEDKVYDLNFQGARLAREAADLFTQVDPRKPRFVAGSVGPTNRTASLSPDVENPGIRNISFDELVLAYGEQIQGLVDGGVDILFVETIFDALNARAAVFAAESVFEEKGLTLPIFISGTIADKSGRILSGQTLEAFAHTMKGDEILGIGLNCSFGAKDLIPIIRYLSKTQDRYVTFHPNAGLPNSLGEYEERPEETAALVKELAEEGHLNIVGACCGSTPAHIKAISEAVRGIKPRKIPLIEKETVYCGLEAIVIKKENNFVNIGERTNVSGSAKFARLIREKQYEEALFVAKEQVENGAQIIDINFDDGLLDALSEMDIFLKLLASEPEICRVPVMIDSSKFEVLEIGLKAIQGKAVVNSISLKEGEAEFIRQTTLIKRYGAGMVVMAFDEQGQADTFEKRIAVCKRAYDILVNKVKFPPTDIIFDPNILAIATGIEEHNNYAVDFINTVKWIKENLPFAKVSGGISNLSFSFRGNNAIREAMHSVFLYHAIAAGMDMAIVNPSMIQIYDEIDKELLEKVEDVVLNKTPDSAEKLLEFAELYKASGGDQVENKLAWREKESEERLIHALVKGIAEYIEEDVEDVRRQYDRAEKVIEGPLMDGMKVVGELFGEGKMFLPQVVKSARVMKKAVGFLLPYIEAEKKSNESRSAGKVVVATVKGDVHDIGKNIISVILSCNNFEVIDLGVMASCEVILQTAKKEKADIIALSGLITPSLDEMSNVAEEMERQGFTIPLMIGGATTSKTHTALKIAPKYSKGVVNSIDASKAVEAAKKLLNKDERERYLTQIGEEYQTIRENYGKIERKLVPLEEARKKKFNIDWNKESINIPNLIGTKHLKNFPISELRKYIDWSFFFVAWDMGMVYPKIMEDPKYGGEAKKLFADANEMLDLLEREDILTANAVLGIFPANSLGDDLEMYHNGSVTTFNMLRQQEVSQDNVYRCLADYIAPKDSGITDYLGGFIVTAGVGAKEYAEKLKEQGNDYGAIMVKLLADRLAEAFAGLLHLQVRTDYWGYSPDENLELKSLLKGSFKGIRPAFGYPCLRDHAEKTKLFQLLEGESKTGITLTGHYMMDPVASVCGLYFASEVAKYFDIHRIDKAQVDDYAKRNNKELKEIEKMLTTILAYK